A portion of the Candidatus Kapaibacterium sp. genome contains these proteins:
- a CDS encoding YceI family protein, with translation MKNLIYIIIFLVAFNFANAQEYQVDKTKKNLVKFTSDTPVESFDGVTNKIDGYLYMKSDNLKDAEIYFEVDLNSVDTGIGLRNRHMREDYLHTDKYQFTNFKGNITSVKDISQTEFDVVVNGKIFIHGVTRDIKIDGKIYKVPNGYQLKSQFIVKLPDYNIKVPKFMFVRISEDIQLTLDFFVKSNN, from the coding sequence ATGAAAAACCTAATATATATAATAATATTTCTTGTGGCATTTAATTTTGCTAATGCTCAAGAATATCAAGTAGATAAGACGAAGAAGAATCTTGTCAAATTCACCTCAGATACACCGGTTGAAAGTTTTGACGGCGTGACAAACAAGATTGACGGTTATCTTTACATGAAATCAGATAATTTGAAAGATGCCGAGATTTATTTCGAGGTTGATTTGAATTCCGTTGATACAGGAATCGGGCTTAGAAATCGCCACATGCGCGAAGATTATTTGCATACCGATAAATATCAATTTACTAATTTCAAGGGCAATATTACATCAGTCAAAGACATTTCTCAAACCGAATTTGATGTTGTGGTCAACGGTAAAATATTTATTCACGGCGTCACTCGCGATATTAAAATCGATGGTAAAATATATAAAGTGCCAAACGGCTATCAGCTAAAATCGCAATTTATCGTAAAATTGCCTGATTATAATATTAAAGTGCCGAAATTTATGTTTGTTCGTATCAGCGAAGATATTCAACTTACGCTTGATTTTTTTGTAAAAAGCAATAATTAA